One stretch of Lemur catta isolate mLemCat1 chromosome 2, mLemCat1.pri, whole genome shotgun sequence DNA includes these proteins:
- the MTRF1L gene encoding peptide chain release factor 1-like, mitochondrial isoform X3: MLFTSEIFEMYQQYAAFKRWHFETLEYFPSEIGGLRHASASIGGSEAYKHMKFEGGVHRVQRVPKTEKQGRIHTSTMTVAILPQPTEINLVINPKDLRIDTKRASGAGGQHVNTTDSAVRIVHLPTGVVSECQQERSQLKNREMAMKKLRAKLYSMHLEEETSKRYNARKIQVGNKGRSEKIRTYNFPQNRVTDHRINKSLHDLETFMQGDYLLDELVQSLKDYADYESLVEIISQKV; the protein is encoded by the exons ATGTTGTTTACTTCAGAGATATTTGAAATGTATCAGCAATATGCTGCTTTTAAAAGATGGCATTTTGAAACCCTGGAATATTTTCCAAGTGAAATAG GTGGCCTTAGACATGCATCTGCCAGCATTGGGGGTTCAGAAGCCTATAAGCATATGAAATTTGAAGGAGGTGTGCACAGAGTACAAAGAGTACCAAAGACAGAGAAGCAAGGCCGCATCCATACTAGCACCATGACTGTGGCAATATTACCCCAGCCTACTGAG ATTAATCTGGTGATTAATCCTAAAGATTTGAGAATTGACACTAAGCGAGCCAGTGGAGCTGGGGGGCAGCATGTAAACACCACAGACAGTGCTGTCCGGATAGTTCACCTTCCAACAG GTGTTGTTTCTGAATGCCAACAAGAGAGATCTCAACTGAAAAATAGAGAGATGGCTATGAAAAAGTTACGTGCAAAACTGTACAGCATGCATCTAGAAGAAGAAACAAGTAAAAGATACAATGCTAGAAAGATTCag GTTGGAAATaaaggaaggtcagagaaaataagaacataCAATTTTCCACAGAACCGGGTCACAGATCACAGAATAAACAAGTCACTACATGATCTTGAAACTTTTATGCAAGGAGATTATTTACTGGATGAACTTGTACAGTCATTGAAGGACTATGCTGATTATGAATCTTTAGTAGAAATTATTTCCCAAAAAGTTTGA
- the MTRF1L gene encoding peptide chain release factor 1-like, mitochondrial isoform X1, giving the protein MRPRLLWVAARCFRARPTVGPARRLLSCGSPPLEELFSSGGPLRTFLERQAGSEAQLQVRRPELVAVAKRLSEKEQELRETEQLLHDKNEDLRKLAENEITLCQKEITQLKHQIILLLVPSEETDENDLILEVTAGVGGQEAMLFTSEIFEMYQQYAAFKRWHFETLEYFPSEIGGLRHASASIGGSEAYKHMKFEGGVHRVQRVPKTEKQGRIHTSTMTVAILPQPTEINLVINPKDLRIDTKRASGAGGQHVNTTDSAVRIVHLPTGVVSECQQERSQLKNREMAMKKLRAKLYSMHLEEETSKRYNARKIQVGNKGRSEKIRTYNFPQNRVTDHRINKSLHDLETFMQGDYLLDELVQSLKDYADYESLVEIISQKV; this is encoded by the exons ATGCGGCCCAGGCTGCTGTGGGTTGCGGCCCGGTGCTTCCGGGCACGCCCGACTGTGGGGCCGGCCCGCAGGCTTCTCAGCTGCGGTAGCCCGCCGCTGGAAGAACTGTTCTCCAGCGGCGGGCCTTTGCGGACCTTCCTAGAGCGCCAGGCAGGGTCTGAAGCCCAATTGCAGGTCAGGAGGCCTGAGTTGGTGGCGGTGGCCAAACGGCTGAGCGAGAAGGAGCAGGAGCTGCGGGAGACTGAGCAACTACTGCACG ataagAACGAAGATTTAAGGAAACttgcagaaaatgaaataactCTGTGTCAAAAAGAAATAACTCAGTTGAAGCATCAG ATTATCTTACTTTTGGTTCCCTcagaagaaacagatgaaaatgaTTTGATCCTGGAGGTGACTGCAGGAGTTGGGGGTCAAGAGGCAATGTTGTTTACTTCAGAGATATTTGAAATGTATCAGCAATATGCTGCTTTTAAAAGATGGCATTTTGAAACCCTGGAATATTTTCCAAGTGAAATAG GTGGCCTTAGACATGCATCTGCCAGCATTGGGGGTTCAGAAGCCTATAAGCATATGAAATTTGAAGGAGGTGTGCACAGAGTACAAAGAGTACCAAAGACAGAGAAGCAAGGCCGCATCCATACTAGCACCATGACTGTGGCAATATTACCCCAGCCTACTGAG ATTAATCTGGTGATTAATCCTAAAGATTTGAGAATTGACACTAAGCGAGCCAGTGGAGCTGGGGGGCAGCATGTAAACACCACAGACAGTGCTGTCCGGATAGTTCACCTTCCAACAG GTGTTGTTTCTGAATGCCAACAAGAGAGATCTCAACTGAAAAATAGAGAGATGGCTATGAAAAAGTTACGTGCAAAACTGTACAGCATGCATCTAGAAGAAGAAACAAGTAAAAGATACAATGCTAGAAAGATTCag GTTGGAAATaaaggaaggtcagagaaaataagaacataCAATTTTCCACAGAACCGGGTCACAGATCACAGAATAAACAAGTCACTACATGATCTTGAAACTTTTATGCAAGGAGATTATTTACTGGATGAACTTGTACAGTCATTGAAGGACTATGCTGATTATGAATCTTTAGTAGAAATTATTTCCCAAAAAGTTTGA
- the MTRF1L gene encoding peptide chain release factor 1-like, mitochondrial isoform X2, which produces MRPRLLWVAARCFRARPTVGPARRLLSCGSPPLEELFSSGGPLRTFLERQAGSEAQLQVRRPELVAVAKRLSEKEQELRETEQLLHDKNEDLRKLAENEITLCQKEITQLKHQIILLLVPSEETDENDLILEVTAGVGGQEAMLFTSEIFEMYQQYAAFKRWHFETLEYFPSEIGGLRHASASIGGSEAYKHMKFEGGVHRVQRVPKTEKQGRIHTSTMTVAILPQPTEINLVINPKDLRIDTKRASGAGGQHVNTTDSAVRIVHLPTGRRKRIRRKRSIP; this is translated from the exons ATGCGGCCCAGGCTGCTGTGGGTTGCGGCCCGGTGCTTCCGGGCACGCCCGACTGTGGGGCCGGCCCGCAGGCTTCTCAGCTGCGGTAGCCCGCCGCTGGAAGAACTGTTCTCCAGCGGCGGGCCTTTGCGGACCTTCCTAGAGCGCCAGGCAGGGTCTGAAGCCCAATTGCAGGTCAGGAGGCCTGAGTTGGTGGCGGTGGCCAAACGGCTGAGCGAGAAGGAGCAGGAGCTGCGGGAGACTGAGCAACTACTGCACG ataagAACGAAGATTTAAGGAAACttgcagaaaatgaaataactCTGTGTCAAAAAGAAATAACTCAGTTGAAGCATCAG ATTATCTTACTTTTGGTTCCCTcagaagaaacagatgaaaatgaTTTGATCCTGGAGGTGACTGCAGGAGTTGGGGGTCAAGAGGCAATGTTGTTTACTTCAGAGATATTTGAAATGTATCAGCAATATGCTGCTTTTAAAAGATGGCATTTTGAAACCCTGGAATATTTTCCAAGTGAAATAG GTGGCCTTAGACATGCATCTGCCAGCATTGGGGGTTCAGAAGCCTATAAGCATATGAAATTTGAAGGAGGTGTGCACAGAGTACAAAGAGTACCAAAGACAGAGAAGCAAGGCCGCATCCATACTAGCACCATGACTGTGGCAATATTACCCCAGCCTACTGAG ATTAATCTGGTGATTAATCCTAAAGATTTGAGAATTGACACTAAGCGAGCCAGTGGAGCTGGGGGGCAGCATGTAAACACCACAGACAGTGCTGTCCGGATAGTTCACCTTCCAACAG gaagaagaaaaaggataagaaggaaaaggagtattccttga